A genome region from Synchiropus splendidus isolate RoL2022-P1 chromosome 5, RoL_Sspl_1.0, whole genome shotgun sequence includes the following:
- the aph1b gene encoding gamma-secretase subunit Aph-1b, producing MTAAVFFGCTFIAFGPAVSLFLFTIAREPLRVIFLIAGAFFWLVSLLLSSLVWFISVQISNKESVTQQKGLLVFGVVLSVLLQETFRFAYYKLLKKANEGLLALSQEETMPISIRQLAYVSGLGFGFMSGAFSVVNILADSVGPGTVGIHGDSQHYFLSSAFMTLAIILLHMFWGVVFFDACEKKRWWAVAAVVASHLLVSCLTFQNPQYVASLVPTYVILFLMGIWAFYSAGGSLRNLKLCLTCKDKDFLLANHRPR from the exons ATGACGGCCGCGGTGTTTTTCGGCTGCACCTTCATCGCCTTCGGGCCGGCTGTGTCTCTGTTCTTGTTTACCATCGCGCGAGAACCTCTGCGGGTCATTTTCCTCATAGCTGG AGCATTTTTCTGGCTGGTATCACTCCTGCTGTCATCTCTGGTTTGGTTCATATCGGTACAGATCAGTAATAAGGAAAGTGTCACGCAACAGAAAGGCCTTCTTGTCTTTGGTGTGGTGCTGTCTGTCCTGCTGCAGGAAACCTTCCGCTTTGCCTACTACAAGTTGCTAAA aaAAGCCAATGAAGGGCTCCTTGCTCTCAGTCAGGAAGAGACCATGCCAATCTCCATACGACAACTGGCCTACG TTTCAGGCCTTGGATTTGGCTTCATGAGTGGGGCCTTCTCTGTGGTCAACATTTTGGCTGACTCTGTGGGACCCGGAACTGTTGGCATCCATGGGGACTCACAGCACTACTTCCTGTCCTCAG CCTTCATGACCTTGGCGATAATCCTACTTCACATGTTCTGGGGAGTGGTCTTTTTTGATGCCTGCGAGAAGAAGCGTTGGTGGGCAGTTGCAGCGGTTGTTGCCAGCCATCTCCTCGTCTCCTGCCTG accttccagaacccaCAGTACGTCGCCAGCCTGGTTCCCACTTATGTGATTTTGTTTCTGATGGGCATCTGGGCTTTCTACTCTGCTGGAGGATCACTGCGGAACCTCAAACTCTGTCTCACCTGCAAAGACAAGGACTTCCTACTGGCCAATCACCGGCCAAGATAA
- the LOC128758795 gene encoding troponin I, fast skeletal muscle-like: MADKKMSASRKNYLKSLLLQIGEKLLEEERQEAEEDKMRYMEENCPTLSLPGTMQELQELCRKLHKQIDMVDEERYDMELKMTKSDKEINDLKLMVQDLNGKFKKPALKKVRMSADAMLAALLGSKHKVSMDLRANLKQVKKEVKEEEKPVGDWRKNIEDKSGMDGRKKMFETDA, encoded by the exons ATGGCAGA CAAAAAGATGTCAGCGAGCCGGAAAAACTATCTCAAG agtCTGCTACTGCAGATTGGTGAGAAactgttggaggaggagaggcaggaggctgaggaggaTAAGATGAGGTATATGGAAGAGAACTGCCCAACTCTTTCCCTTCCTGGCACAATGCAAGAGTTACAG GAACTTTGTCGGAAACTTCACAAACAGATCGATATGGTGGATGAGGAGCGGTATGACATGGAGCTCAAGATGACAAAGTCTGACAAAGAG ATTAATGACCTGAAGTTGATGGTGCAAGACCTGAATGGAAAGTTTAAAAAGCCAGCTCTGAAGAAGGTTCGGATGTCTGCCGATGCCATGCTGGCCGCTCTCCTGGGCTCCAAACATAAAGTATCCATGGATCTCAGAGCCAACTTGAAGCAAGTCAAGAAGGAAGTCAAAGAGGAG GAAAAGCCTGTAGGTGACTGGAGGAAGAACATTGAGGACAAATCTGGTATGGACGGCAGAAAAAAGATGTTTGAAACAGATGCTTAA
- the pacsin3 gene encoding protein kinase C and casein kinase substrate in neurons protein 3, producing the protein MSNGDVADLGSSGSFWEPGNYKRTVKRVDDGHRLCNDLLSCFQERARIEKSYSLQLSDWARRWRGIVEKGPQYGTLEKAWHAFMQAADRLSELHQELRDRLAGEDSEKMKNWQKESYHKQIIGGFRETRDIDDGFRKAQKPWVRNLKELETCKKTYYQARKEEWTAITRETHAKADPSKSQEDVRKHTARVERCSQEAKKAKERYEKALEELNRCNPRYMEDMEQVFDLSQEAERKRLCFFKEVLMDVHTHLDLSSKEGFKDLYQDLGQTIRAANDAEDLRWWRNTHGPGMSMNWPQYEEWSPEASRSISRKERGGNSEENVVTLTNIVSSGDNDIPHSPVTLDSSRIKDESSDWMDEESPKKPVVNGGWEAEDEEEQVVGVRVRALYDYTGQESDELSFKAGEELLKLSEEDEQGWCKGQLGSGQIGLFPANYVQVP; encoded by the exons ATGTCCAACGGAGACGTGGCGGATCTGGGGAGCTCCGGCAGCTTCTGGGAG CCGGGGAACTACAAGCGGACGGTGAAGCGGGTCGATGATGGCCACCGGCTGTGCAACGACCTGCTGAGCTGTTTCCAAGAGAGGGCAAGAATCGAGAAAAGTTATTCTCTGCAGCTGAGCGACTGGGCCAGAAGATGGAGAGGAATTGTGGAGAAAG GACCTCAGTATGGGACACTGGAGAAGGCCTGGCACGCCTTCATGCAGGCGGCCGACAGACTGAGTGAGCTGCATCAAGAGCTGCGAGACCGACTGGCAGGTGAGGACAGCGAGAAGATGAAGAACTGGCAGAAGGAGTCCTACCACAAGCAGATCATTGGAGGCTTCAGGGAGACCAGGGACATCGACGATGGCTTCAGGAAAGCCCAGAAGCCTTGGGTTCGAAACTTGAAGGAG CTGGAAACCTGCAAGAAGACCTACTACCAAGCCAGGAAGGAGGAGTGGACGGCCATTACCAGGGAAACGCACGCCAAGGCAGACCCATCCAAGTCTCAGGAGGATGTCCGCAAGCACACGGCTCGGGTGGAGCGCTGCAGCCAAGAGGCCAAAAAA GCAAAAGAGCGGTACGAGAAAGCCCTGGAGGAGTTGAACCGCTGCAACCCTCGGTATATGGAGGACATGGAACAAGTGTTTGACCTGAGCCAGGAAGCTGAAAGAAAACGCCTGTGCTTCTTTAAAGAAGTTCTGATGGACGTCCACACACATCTCGACCTGTCCAGCAAGGAGGG GTTCAAGGACCTGTACCAGGATCTGGGTCAGACCATCCGAGCAGCCAATGATGCTGAAGATCTGCGCTGGTGGAGGAACACCCACGGCCCTGGCATGAGCATGAACTGGCCCCAGTACGAG gaatGGTCGCCTGAGGCCAGTCGCTCCATCAGCAGAAAAGAGCGTGGAGGAAACTCGGAGGAGAACGTGGTCACGCTCACCAACATTGTGTCTTCAGGAGACAATGACATCCCCCACAGCCCCGTCACGCTGGACAGCAGCAG GATAAAAGACGAGTCGTCTGACTGGATGGATGAGGAAAGTCCAAAGAAGCCGGTGGTGAACGGCGGGTGGGAGGCAGAGGACGAAGAGGAGCAGGTAGTGGGAGTGCGAGTCCGTGCGCTGTACGATTACACGGGCCAGGAGTCCGACGAGCTCAGCTTTAAAGCAG gagaggagctgctgaagctgAGTGAGGAGGACGAGCAGGGCTGGTGCAAAGGTCAGTTGGGCAGCGGTCAGATTGGCCTTTTCCCCGCCAACTACGTCCAAGTCCCTTAA
- the LOC128758536 gene encoding Golgi apparatus protein 1-like: protein MAAHSPSPQLLLLLFLCTSGFGAVLSLRPASGPAEPPNPPVVRAAEAAAKDAPAAPPAAAGASQARRAPGWKLSEEEACREDLSRLCPKHTWSNNLAVLECLQDRKEDSEIAADCSHLLWNYKFNLTTDPKFESVATEVCKSTINEIKECNEEERGRGYLVSCLVDHRGNISEYQCNQYITKMTSIIFSDYRLICGFMDKCKEDINNLRCGSINTGHKDIHSQGEVISCLEKALVRQAEQSDQARLIKEECQRAILRVAELSSDDFHLDRHLYFACRDDRERFCQNVQAGEGKVYKCLFNHKLEDAMSEKCRDALTTRQKLISQDYKVSYSLAKACKVDLRKQRCSMDTNLPRAREARLSYLLLCLEAAVHRGRPVSGECQGEMLDYRRMLMEDFSLSPEIVLHCRSEIETHCSGLHRKGRTLHCLMRVGRGGTSVDNACQSALQTLIQSADPGADYRIDRALNEACESVIQTACKHIRNGDPMILSCLMEHLYTEKMVEECEHRLLELQYFISRDWKLDPILFKKCQGDAARLCHTHGWNETSELMPPGAVFSCLYRHAYRTEEQGRRLSRDCKMEVQRILHQRALDVKLDPELQKRCMTDLGKWCSEKTDTGQELECLQEHLEDLVSACREVVGNLTELESEDIQIDALLIRACDPVIQVHCHDVADNQIDTGDLMECLVQNKHQKEMNDKCSVGVTHFQLIQMKDFRFSYKFKMACKEDVLRLCPNIKKKVDVVICLSTTVRNDTLQDAKEQRVSLKCRKQLRVEELEMSEDIRLEPEIYDPCKSDISRLCPNVAFGNAQMIECLKEQKKQLSPRCHQRIFRLQEVEMTDPELDYQLMRVCKQMIKRFCAESDAKSVLHCLKQNKNNELMDPKCKQMITKRQITQNTDYRLNPVLRKACRADIPKFCQSILNKANEDSELEGQVIACLKLKYAEQRLSSDCEDQITVILQESALDYRLDPQLQIHCSDEISRLCAEEAAAQEQTGQVEECLKFQLLKIKHEPCKKEVLNMLKESKADIFVDPVLHTACALDLKHHCAAITPGRGRQMSCLMEALLNKRVRLQPECKKRLQDRMDMWSYAAKVAPAEGFADLAVQVMTSPSKNYIILMMALCVCVLFLVGLLCGRITKRVTRELKDR from the exons ATGGCGGCGCACAGTCCCTCTCCGCAGCTGCTACTGTTGTTATTCTTGTGCACCAGTGGCTTCGGTGCCGTTTTGAGCTTGAGGCCAGCGAGCGGTCCGGCCGAACCTCCGAACCCACCCGTCGTCAGAGCCGCAGAGGCCGCTGCCAAGGATGCACCTGCCGCTCCGCCTGCCGCCGCTGGGGCCTCGCAGGCTCGAAGGGCGCCCGGCTGGAAACTGTCGGAGGAGGAGGCCTGCAGGGAGGACCTGAGCCGGCTCTGTCCCAAACACACCTGGTCCAATAACCTGGCCGTGCTGGAGTGTCTTCAGGACCGCAAAGAG GACAGTGAAATTGCTGCTGACTGCAGTCAT CTCCTCTGGAACTACAAGTTCAATCTTACCACAGATCCCAAGTTTGAGTCAGTTGCTACAGAGGTCTGCAAAAGCACCATTAATGAG ATTAAGGAGTGCAACGAGGAGGAGCGTGGGAGGGGCTACCTGGTGTCCTGCCTGGTCGACCACCGTGGCAACATCAGCGAGTACCAGTGCAACCAGTACATCACAAAGATGACCAGCATCATCTTCAGTGACTACCGGCTCATCTGTGGCTTTATGGACAAATGCAAAGAAGACATCAACAACCTGCGCTGTGGCAGCATCAACACTGGACACAAG GACATCCACTCCCAGGGTGAAGTCATCTCCTGTCTGGAAAAGGCGCTGGTGAGACAAGCAGAGCAGTCGGATCAGGCTCGACTCATCAAAGAAGAATGTCAGCGAGCAATCCTGCGGGTCGCCGAGCTGTCGTCCGACGACTTCCACCTGGACCGCCATCTCTACTTTGCTTGTCGTGATGACAGGGAGAGATTCTGCCAGAAT GTTCAGGCAGGGGAAGGAAAAGTCTACAAGTGCTTGTTCAACCACAAGTTGGAAGACGCCATGTCAGAGAAA TGCAGAGATGCCCTGACCACTCGTCAGAAGCTGATTTCTCAGGACTACAAAGTCAGTTACTCGCTTGCAAAAGCCTGCAAAGTGGACCTAAGGAAGCAGCGCTGCAGCATGGACACCAACCTGCCGCGAGCCAGAGAGGCTCGTCTGTCCTACCTGCTGCTGTGTCTGGAAGCTGCTGTGCACCGGG GTCGTCCGGTCAGTGGCGAGTGTCAGGGCGAGATGCTGGACTACAGGCGGATGCTGATGGAGGATTTCTCCCTGAGTCCGGAGATCGTCCTTCACTGCCGCTCAGAGATAGAAACGCACTGCTCCGGCCTGCACCGCAAAGGCAGGACGCTGCACTGCCTGATGAGAGTGGGACGTGGTGGTACTAGTGTGGACAACGCATGCCAGAGCGCA CTCCAGACTCTGATCCAGTCGGCAGACCCCGGCGCCGACTACAGGATCGACCGAGCTCTAAATGAAGCTTGCGAGTCTGTCATCCAGACAGCCTGCAAACATATCCGCAACGGAGACCCAAT GATCCTGTCGTGCCTGATGGAGCATCTGTACACCGAGAAGATGGTGGAGGAGTGCGAACATcgcctgctggagctgcagtaTTTCATATCTCGGGACTGGAA GCTAGATCCAATcctgtttaaaaaatgtcaggGTGATGCTGCCCGACTCTGCCACACGCACGGCTGGAATGAGACCAGCGAACTGATGCCGCCCGGCGCAGTCTTCTCCTGCCTGTACCGCCACGCTTACCGCACCGAGGAGCAGGGACGCAGG TTGTCCCGTGACTGTAAGATGGAAGTACAGAGGAttctccaccagagggcgctggaCGTTAAACTGGACCCGGAGCTGCAGAAGCGCTGCATGACTGACCTCGGCAAGTGGTGCAGTGAAAAGACAGACACCGGGCAG gagctGGAGTGTCTACAGGAACATCTGGAGGATCTGGTCTCTGCCTGTCGGGAGGTTGTCGGGAACCTGACAGAGTTGGAGTCAGAG GACATCCAGATTGATGCGCTGCTGATCAGAGCCTGTGACCCTGTTATCCAGGTTCATTGCCAC GATGTAGCAGATAACCAGATCGATACAGGAGATTTGATGGAGTGCCTGGTTCAGAACAAACACCAGAAAGAGATGAATGACAAGTGCTCTGTCGGTGTCACACACTTCCAGTTG ATTCAGATGAAAGACTTTCGCTTTTCCTACAAATTCAAGATGGCGTGCAAGGAGGACGTGCTGCGCTTGTGTCCCAACATAAAGAAGAA AGTGGACGTGGTCATCTGCCTCAGCACCACGGTGAGGAACGACACGCTGCAGGACGCCAAGGAGCAGAGAGTTTCTTTGAAATGTCGCAAGCAGCTTcgggtggaggagctggagatg TCTGAGGACATTCGGTTGGAGCCTGAAATTTATGACCCCTGCAAGTCTGACATCAGCCGCTTGTGTCCAAACGTGGCCTTCGGTAACGCTCAG ATGATCGAGTGTctgaaggagcagaagaagcagctgagtccGCGCTGCCATCAGCGCATCTTCCGCctgcaggaggtggagatgacCGACCCCGAGCTGGACTACCAGCTGATGAGAGTCTGCAAGCAGATGATcaag AGGTTCTGCGCTGAATCCGACGCGAAAAGCGTCCTTCATTGTCTGAAGCAGAACAAGAACAATGAGCTGATGGATCCCAAGTGTAAACAGATGATAACCAAGAGACAGATCACACAGAACACAG ACTACAGGCTGAACCCTGTTCTGAGGAAAGCCTGTCGAGCTGACATCCCCAAATTCTGTCAGTCCATCCTCAACAAGGCCAACGAAGACAGTGAGTTGGAAGGTCAGGTGATCGCTTGCCTCAAGCTCAAATATGCCGAACAG AGATTATCTTCAGACTGTGAAGATCAGATCACAGTGATTCTGCAGGAGTCGGCGCTGGACTACCGTCTGGACCCGCAGCTGCAGATACACTGCTCGGACgaa ATTTCCAGGTTGTGTGCGGAGGAAGCCGCCGCCCAGGAGCAGACGGGTCAGGTGGAAGAGTGTCTGAAGTTCCAGCTGCTGAAGATCAAACATGAGCCCTGCAAAAAG GAGGTCTTGAACATGCTGAAGGAGAGTAAAGCCGACATTTTTGTGGACCCGGTTCTGCACACGGCCTGCGCTCTGGACCTCAAACACCATTGTGCGGCCATCACTCCCGGCAGAGGGCGGC AgatgtcgtgtctgatggaggcgTTGCTCAACAAGAGAGTGCGACTGCAGCCCGAGTGCAAGAAGAGGCTTCAGGACCGCATGGACATGTGGAGCTACGCCGCCAAG GTGGCGCCAGCGGAGGGCTTCGCCGATCTAGCCGTGCAGGTGATGACGTCACCCTCGAAGAACTACATCATCCTCATGAtggcgctgtgtgtgtgcgtcctcTTCCTGGTGGGGCTGCTGTGCGGCCGCATCACCAAGCGGGTGACCAGAGAACTGAAGGATCGGTAA